From the Agromyces laixinhei genome, the window GCCGCGCTGCGCGCGAGGGCGTGCCCGGCACTCGTCAGGGCGACTCCTCGACCGCTCCGCTCGGTGAGGGGCATGCCGGCCTCGCGCTCGAGCACCTTGAGCTGCTGCGACACCGCTGACGGCGTGCGGCCGGTCGCCTCGGCGACGGCGGTCACGCTGCCGCGTTCGGCGAGCTCGCGCAACAGATCCAGACGGCGCACATCCATGAAGCAATCCTACATCGTTATTGAAGGATTGTGAGCTTGTCCTGAAAGGAAATCCGCGGTTCAATGAAGGTGTCGAACTCGTGCAATGGGGCATCGAAAGCTCGATCTCCCCGCTCACCGTTCGAAAGGATCCATCATGCTCGGCCTCATCGTGTTTCTCGGCACCGCCTCGCTCGTCGGCCTCGTCGGCTCCATCGTCGTCACCGTGCGCGACGGGTACCGTCGTCAGCCGCGAGAGACGTTCGCACTCGCCGTCTGACCGACCGCGAATCCGGGGTCATGCCCGGCCGAAGAGCCGCTGCGCGGGGGAGGGACACCCCGCGGGGCGGCTCTTCGTCGTCTGCCCGCCTCGACTCGTCGTGATGGACGAGATGCACCTTCCGCTTCCTCTCAGGCGCTCGGGTCGTAGAGTGTTCAGGTGACCCTCCGAGAGATTCAGCCCATCGACGCCGTGCGCGCGCAGTTGATCGACTTCATCGCGGCCGACGCCGTGTTCCACGGAGACTTCACCCTGACCAGCGGCAAGAAGGCCAGTTACTACGTCGACCTGCGCAAGGTCAGCCTCGACCACCGTGTTGCGCCACTGATCGGTCAGGTGATGATCGACCTCATCAGCGACGTGCCCGACGTGGTCGCCGTCGGCGGCATGACCATGGGCGCCGACCCGATCGCCTCGGCGATCCTGCACCAGGGCGCGGCACAGGGGCTCGCCTACGACGCCTTCGTCGTGCGCAAGGAGCCGAAGGACCACGGCCGGGGCAAGCAGGTCGAGGGCCCCGACCTCGCCGGCAAACGCGTCATCGTGCTCGAAGACACCTCGACGACCGGTGGCTCGCCGATCAAGGCGATCGAGGCGCTCCGCAAGGTCGGCGCCGAAGTCGTTGCTGTTGCCGTCGTGGTCGACCGGGCGACCGGCGCCCGCGAGGTCATCGAGGCCGAAGGCGTGCCCTACCTGTACGCCATCGGCTTGGAAGATCTGGGGTTGGCCTGATGAGCGGCGACGGGCAGGATCAGGGCGACGAGACCGATTGGCTGCTCGCCCAGTTGGCGGGCGGCGACGGCCCGCGACGCGACGACCCGCCACAGCCCGTCGCGCCGCCGGCTCAGCCTGAGCAGCAGGATCCGCCCGCGCCGCGCACTCCCGCGCCACGGCGCGAAGAGGTGCTCGACTGGTTCTCC encodes:
- the pyrE gene encoding orotate phosphoribosyltransferase, yielding MTLREIQPIDAVRAQLIDFIAADAVFHGDFTLTSGKKASYYVDLRKVSLDHRVAPLIGQVMIDLISDVPDVVAVGGMTMGADPIASAILHQGAAQGLAYDAFVVRKEPKDHGRGKQVEGPDLAGKRVIVLEDTSTTGGSPIKAIEALRKVGAEVVAVAVVVDRATGAREVIEAEGVPYLYAIGLEDLGLA